The sequence below is a genomic window from Setaria italica strain Yugu1 chromosome IV, Setaria_italica_v2.0, whole genome shotgun sequence.
ATCCATCGATATGGTAGGTCTGGACAATTGTGTCGTTGTTCTGAAATACAATTTCCAAAAAGTTCTTGTATGTGGAGTTAATGACAGATGTTCTGATCACCGGCGGCCCATCAATTGGCATTGTAGGGAAGTCAAGTGTGTAGACTCCCTTCTTGTCATAGAGATCTGACAATCTCAGAGGAGTATCAGGTGGGGAATAAGAGATACCACTCAGTGTAGTCCGTTTTTTCCCATTGATGATAACAGGTGGTTCATTCCTCAGCTTGTAAACCTGGCTCACATTGATAGAGCCATAGTGGAATGAACCCTGAGGATTCGGACGAGCAGCACCAGTGCTCACATTCATCCTGGAAAAAGTAAGTTTTTTCAGGCCAAGATATGGATGTGCAGATCTCATCCAGAGCTACTGTATATGCATAAAAGCTTGTGTAGACAGTTTATTGACTGGTAATGCTAGCTAAGATAAAACAAACTAATAACAATGGAGCTTTTTACAGTCACTATTGTTATTGATAACAAACTGAAGATTCTAACAAGGCAGACTGATATAGCATGATGGCTCATATTTGTGCAGAAAAATTCCCAGATGAAAAAACTGCCACAGGCTTTGATTTGTGAAGAAAGGATGCATGCGTCAGACAGCAAACAGTATCTGGGCAAAAAATGTCTTGGAGACCAACATACGACTAAATGCACACAAAGTACAGTACGAGAGAGCCAAAAGGCCATACAAAGGTGTGGAGGAAAACAAATTAGAgagagctactccctccatcccaaattactatttgttttggcttttctagattcatagcttttgctatgcacctagatatatgctatgtctagatacgttgcaaaagtcatgtatctagaaaagccaaaacgaatagtaatttgggacggagggagtatattacAGAACACTACATAAGTGAAGTTAGATAGTAGTGGGTATAGAAAAAGAATTACGGACATTTCTAAGGTCATCACGTTTTAAAATAGGAACTAGGATTACATGAGAGAAAATTAAGCCAGTGATCATTTGGACAGTCAGTAACCAAGAAGAAAGGATTATTTTATACAAACCTGATTGAGCGTGCCTGGTTCATTGAGAAAGTTTTGTCATACTCATCGTTTGGAGGATCAGGAAGAGGACCAGATGCTTTGCCCTTTGAATTTGAATATTGCAAAATTGCAACACCAGTGACTTTGGTCCAGAGTGATTCATTCACAAACCTAGCACTGGCCACAATGTAATAATCACTGCTTGCATTCTGATCCATTGTAACCAAGAAAGAGTAAGACTGGCCCACATGGATGTCGAGATTTGTGAAATTCTGCTTCATTGTGTATGAACCTTCTGTTTCAACAAGGGCCAGGTTGtggttctgaattctgaagttCAAGCTTGTGGAGACACCCACATTATGGACACGGAAACGGTATGTTTTTCCTGTTGAGGAGCAGAAGATGTCAGCTATCATATTACGACAATGTCAAAAAGCAATCTTTAACCAAACAAACACTACTAGGCCTTGTCACTTTCATGCATCCAAATTCCATGGAAAAACATGGTGTGCAATTCGGTGGTAATATTTAAAACAGGTGACACGGAGAGACAGCTTAATCTTTAAGATTCTAAAAACATGGGAAGCAAAACTATAGAGATAAACTTTTaggattttcttttctattaaCAAAGAGCTTGGTAGAACATATAAGTGACAGAAATCATCTGGTTTTAATGCGACAGCCCAATATGCTGAAAGTGAAGAAAATAAATCACCTGGCTCGACTTTGATAGTCTCGTACTCAATGCCATCCGGGACGAGGGAGTCATTGTACCTATATGGCCCCTTGCCATTCATCAAAACACCGTCTGGCATCCCCAGCTCCTTTCCATCATCAAGCATCTTTCTCAGGTGCTACAGGAAAATGATAAAGACAATGATCACCCGTGATTACTGGAAAAAACTATGTGATGAACCCTGCAGTAAAGCCTGTGATTTTCCGGTACCGTGTGGTTCTTCTTGTACCAGTCCCCGATGAACAACGTGATGTCCCCATCTGGCGTGTCGAATGGGACTGAGATCACGGCGCGGTTGTTGACGGTGATGCCTCCAAAACCCCCGGCGGCACGCTGCATACCAAGGGATGGAAAGTAGAAAAAGCTCCCAATCTGGTCTTTGACTTGGAAA
It includes:
- the LOC101765799 gene encoding monocopper oxidase-like protein SKU5 is translated as MVALAPLLALAFLAASAHAADPFAFFDWDVTYMTASPLGVPQKVIAINKQFPGPVMNVTTNYNVVVNVLNSLDEPLLITWDGIQHRKNCWQDGVLGTTCPIPPGWNWTYNFQVKDQIGSFFYFPSLGMQRAAGGFGGITVNNRAVISVPFDTPDGDITLFIGDWYKKNHTHLRKMLDDGKELGMPDGVLMNGKGPYRYNDSLVPDGIEYETIKVEPGKTYRFRVHNVGVSTSLNFRIQNHNLALVETEGSYTMKQNFTNLDIHVGQSYSFLVTMDQNASSDYYIVASARFVNESLWTKVTGVAILQYSNSKGKASGPLPDPPNDEYDKTFSMNQARSIRMNVSTGAARPNPQGSFHYGSINVSQVYKLRNEPPVIINGKKRTTLSGISYSPPDTPLRLSDLYDKKGVYTLDFPTMPIDGPPVIRTSVINSTYKNFLEIVFQNNDTIVQTYHIDGYAFWVVGMDYGEWTENSRGTYNKWDGVSRCTTQVFPGAWTAVMLSLDSPGFWNVRTENLDTWYLGQETYIRVVDPNGGYNVTEMVAPDNMLYCGLLKDKQKAQKPHGSSSSSASAAKLNNYLLVVLVSLLALALGH